In Lycium ferocissimum isolate CSIRO_LF1 chromosome 7, AGI_CSIRO_Lferr_CH_V1, whole genome shotgun sequence, the sequence TTTGCTTCGTCCAATTTCAGATTTCAGCTAAGTACGTATTGGATTCCCATTTTTTCCTGTGATTGATTAGTTTGTgctgaaaatatatatatataggtgtatcTAACTCTCTTCTGTGCCACGTTGAGTGCTACTTTTGGatcattcttgcacttgatctGGGAAGCTGGGGACCTGTACACAGTCCTTACTTCTGTAACATGTTCACTCTGGATTTACTTTATAAAACCATGGAAAGTGGTACGTGATCAATGACTCTTAGAATTATTCTTTTGTCAAGTCGTTTCTTATATCGTAAATCTTCTATCTGTCTATGCAGAAGAGGAGGGTCTTCCTCTTGATGATTGCTGCCTTTTCCTTTGGTGCTTCTCTTGGCATTTTTACCAAATATTTCTTCGAAATCGATCAAGGGTAAGATGGCAAACATTCTGCATAATGCTTAATATGACTAGCATTGGGCGTTAGAATGTTGGTCTCTTATTAGGTTATAAACTGTTGGTTTTGGACTTGTAAATTGATGATTGATGACTTGTAACTAAGATTCCCATACCCTGGaattacttttattttcatgGATTTAAGGATTGGACTGGAATTACAGTTAGCAAAATGTATCTTATAGTTATGTGCTTCTTTGGAAACCAGAAGCAGTTTTAAGTTTGTGTTCTTGGGTAGTGTATAAGTTAACTTCACATAAAGATTCAAAATTTCCAATATCTTTGGCTTATGAATGTAAGACTGGACTGGAATTTTTTAAGTGTGTTCTTGGGTACCAAAAATTTCCAATATCTTTGGCTTATGAATGTGAGGAATTAAGCAATATGACCATACTGTGAAGAGTACTAAGTATGGCTCATGACTGAGTGAAATTAAGAAACATGACCAAATTATGAAGAGTACACTTAAAAATTACCCCTGATTCTTGAAGTATGTTCCAACATGACAAAGACATTTGCTTTTCTCTGTTAATTTCCTACACTTATTGGATCTGAAGAATGTTTCTAATCATAGGAGAAATATCTAACCATGCTTGTTCTCCAGCTTTGTTGTCAACCTTTTGGCAGGTACAGCAATTGGCTATGGAACTTTCTGGTTTGAAGCCAAGTCAACAAGGGAAAGGAGCACCCTCTACGTCGGTTGCCTGCTTCATTCTTATGTTTTCATGTACATGTGGTTTGTCACTGCTGCTGAAATGATCTTTGGTGGCCACACAGCTCATTATCTGATAAAGGTAAGCAGTTTTAGACTCTTTTACTTCCCATGCTAATAAACATTACTTTCTCCTCCAACTTAACAACAACGTGATCACCCTCATTCTTAACTTGCTGACTCTAGTTTTGAATGAATAATATGACTGACTTGAATACTGCTTGTGATAGGTATTAGTTGTGCTGGCATTGTTCATGGCGTACTTTGTGATATGTAGCCAAGAGATAGTGTATAATGCTCTTTCTGAAGACGTTAACTTTGTCAACTGCATATTCACCGTCTTCTTCAATTTACCCGCCATAGTTGTCCATATTGTCCAACTGCAGCTGATTGAAGTAATTGAGCACTTCGGCCAGAGTTAAAGCTGACACAGTAAAAGCTACAATTTCTCTTTGGAACTACAGaataaataaagaataaaatGCACCAGGGAACTGTAAATGATCGAGCAAATATTCCGTTGTGACAACATTTTActgattgaatttggaattcGCAAGTCTGAAGCGAAGTGCTCTGAATATTTCTTGCCTAAACTGATTTTTGGTTACCTTACCCCATAAATATGCATAATTGTTCTTACTTGGATAGATTTTAGATGGGCTAAATTAGGTGAGTGATTAAAATGGACTGAGCCAATAAATGGACAGGTCAATGATCCGCCCAAACTTGGGCTGGACATGTTTTCAtggctaattttaatttgaatttgccGCCCTACTGCTCGAATCTTATGTTTCATAAGGATTACTCGCGTTCTTTTTGGCAATGATAATCGTGTAGTCCTTACAGATGGACAATCAATTAAATCACATCTCTTAATACGGATGACAAATTAATTCGTGAAAATAATAGGACTCCCAACTCGTCCAAGTAAATCACAACTTGACCAGGTTGGACTAGGTATATTTTCATGGCGAGTCGATGTTCACATCATAGAGCACACTAATCATAACAACGAAAATTTGCTACAGAGAGGACCAGTAGTTTCATCATACATTAGGACTAAGTACACATGATTATTTAAGATTACTTCCATATCCCCCTCTCAGAAACCTACATCCCCTGAAACCAACAGTAACTCATGCATTAGTTAATACGCTTTAGGAAATTTCTAAAATATGATAAGAGGCATATATAGAATGAAGGACTCACTCATGATAATTGATATGAAaataattaagagaaaaaagagGGGACTTAATTACTTGAAGACTCTTGCAAGGATTGGTGACATTACAGTAACTCTCATGTGTGATGAGAACTTGATTGTCTAAATCCTTGGCGTAATTGTCGCAGCCACAGGTACGTCCAAGCATAATATTGAATGTTTGGGCAACATTGGTCGATAGAGACTGTGTTAAACATGCAattctttatcttttctttaTCCTTTGCACAACAAGTAGCCACCTTTTCCACTTGTTGTTTGTTGCCACTCGTGAGCTTGTTGTCTACAGTGGTGGagccagaattttcactaaggggtgttaaatataaagaagtaaattcAAGAAGAAGCCAAGGAGTGtcaatatgtaatatatatacataaaaataaaaaatttacttaGCTACACAGTGTAATTTTCATACGAAGGGGTGTCAACTacatgtggctccgccactggttgTCTATGGCCTCGCTGGTTTCTGCCACCTCTTGCAACTGCTTTATTTTCACATTACATTTTGTTGTGAGGGTAAAACTAATTTATAGAGTACATCGTATTTAACTAATTACTAGTATAATATATGTTTAGACGACAAATAAAAAATGTAGAGttaatttgttctttttttctcctttcatTTCTAGTAATTAAGATACTTTACATCTTATTTGTTA encodes:
- the LOC132062676 gene encoding bax inhibitor 1-like, with amino-acid sequence MKLNAMKAYFKRNWNKEDMLNSFEIPLHAHKNLTKVYLTLFCATLSATFGSFLHLIWEAGDLYTVLTSVTCSLWIYFIKPWKVKRRVFLLMIAAFSFGASLGIFTKYFFEIDQGFVVNLLAGTAIGYGTFWFEAKSTRERSTLYVGCLLHSYVFMYMWFVTAAEMIFGGHTAHYLIKVLVVLALFMAYFVICSQEIVYNALSEDVNFVNCIFTVFFNLPAIVVHIVQLQLIEVIEHFGQS